Proteins from one bacterium genomic window:
- a CDS encoding HU family DNA-binding protein yields VAIAETKKNKMFTLPGLGKLVLRDTKARMGRNPATGEAIKIPAKKVVKFRIAKACKDAIVPPKKK; encoded by the coding sequence GGTCGCCATCGCCGAAACCAAGAAGAACAAGATGTTCACCCTCCCCGGTTTGGGCAAGCTCGTCCTGCGCGACACCAAGGCGCGCATGGGCCGCAACCCCGCCACCGGCGAAGCGATCAAGATTCCCGCCAAGAAGGTGGTGAAGTTCCGCATCGCCAAGGCGTGCAAGGACGCCATCGTCCCGCCCAAGAAGAAGTAG